The Cellulomonas sp. P24 genome contains a region encoding:
- the rdgB gene encoding RdgB/HAM1 family non-canonical purine NTP pyrophosphatase, translated as MAGGQEQAAGPAGAVRLVLATHNQHKVRELRAILDGKVPGLGPDGIVGAGELGATEPVEDGLTFAENALIKARALAAFSGLPAVADDSGLCVDVLGGAPGIFSARWAGRHGDDAANLALLLAQLADVAPEHRGARFTCAAALVTPDGYEHVETGHLIGSLAIAPRGTNGFGYDPVLVPDGDVRTCAELTPHEKNAISHRGQAFRALAPAIVAVLSGQVPAAG; from the coding sequence GTGGCGGGCGGCCAGGAGCAGGCGGCTGGTCCCGCCGGGGCGGTCCGGCTCGTGCTGGCGACGCACAACCAGCACAAGGTCCGCGAGCTCCGTGCGATCCTCGACGGCAAGGTGCCGGGTCTCGGGCCGGACGGGATCGTCGGCGCCGGGGAGCTCGGCGCGACCGAACCCGTCGAGGACGGCCTCACCTTTGCGGAGAACGCCCTGATCAAGGCGCGCGCGCTCGCGGCCTTCTCCGGGCTGCCCGCGGTCGCGGACGACTCGGGCCTGTGCGTCGACGTGCTCGGCGGTGCGCCGGGGATCTTCTCGGCCCGCTGGGCCGGGCGGCACGGTGACGACGCCGCCAACCTGGCGTTGCTGCTCGCCCAGCTCGCGGACGTCGCACCGGAGCACCGCGGTGCGCGCTTCACGTGCGCCGCCGCCCTCGTCACGCCCGACGGGTACGAGCACGTCGAGACCGGTCATCTGATCGGGAGCCTCGCAATCGCGCCACGAGGGACGAACGGCTTCGGCTACGACCCCGTCCTGGTCCCCGACGGCGACGTGCGGACGTGCGCCGAGCTCACGCCGCACGAGAAGAACGCGATCTCGCACCGCGGCCAGGCGTTCCGCGCGCTCGCGCCCGCCATCGTCGCGGTGCTCTCGGGGCAGGTTCCCGCGGCAGGCTGA
- the trxA gene encoding thioredoxin codes for MSTTQLTADTIQKTIEDNDIVLVDFWAEWCGPCKRFGPVFEASSQTHPDIVHGKVDTEAEQGLAAELGITSIPTLMAFREGILVFNQAGALPGPALEQVVAAVKGLDMDDVRAQIAAAGN; via the coding sequence ATGAGCACCACACAGCTGACCGCGGACACGATCCAGAAGACCATCGAGGACAACGACATCGTCCTGGTCGACTTCTGGGCCGAGTGGTGCGGTCCGTGCAAGCGTTTCGGACCGGTCTTCGAGGCGTCCTCGCAGACCCACCCGGACATCGTGCACGGCAAGGTCGACACCGAGGCCGAGCAGGGCCTGGCCGCCGAGCTCGGGATCACCTCGATCCCGACCCTGATGGCGTTCCGCGAGGGGATCCTCGTCTTCAACCAGGCAGGCGCGCTCCCGGGTCCGGCCCTCGAGCAGGTCGTCGCCGCCGTCAAGGGCCTCGACATGGACGACGTCCGCGCGCAGATCGCCGCAGCGGGCAACTGA
- a CDS encoding NUDIX hydrolase family protein: protein MTGTVDFPEPVRPSGWLPAADIARARTQLPLLYVDAVPVRVDESGDVVAVGLLLRVTPEGVMSRALVSGRVMYHERIRDALLRHIEKDLGPMALPQVPPSPQPFTVAEYFPTPGVTPYHDPRQHAVSLAYVVPVSGDCEPQQDALDLAWLTPEQAASEQVQVEMNGGQGLLLRQAMAYVGRLA from the coding sequence GTGACCGGCACCGTTGACTTCCCCGAACCCGTGCGCCCCTCCGGCTGGCTCCCAGCCGCCGACATCGCCCGCGCCCGCACGCAGCTCCCGTTGCTCTACGTCGACGCCGTTCCCGTCCGGGTGGACGAGTCGGGCGACGTGGTCGCCGTCGGTCTGCTGCTGCGCGTGACCCCCGAGGGTGTGATGTCCCGCGCGCTCGTGTCGGGCCGGGTGATGTACCACGAGCGGATCCGCGACGCCCTGCTGCGCCACATCGAGAAGGACCTCGGCCCGATGGCCCTGCCGCAGGTCCCGCCCTCCCCGCAGCCGTTCACCGTCGCGGAGTACTTCCCGACGCCGGGTGTGACGCCGTACCACGACCCGCGCCAGCATGCGGTGTCGCTGGCCTACGTGGTGCCGGTCTCCGGCGACTGCGAGCCTCAGCAGGATGCGCTGGACCTCGCCTGGCTCACCCCGGAGCAGGCGGCGAGCGAGCAGGTCCAGGTCGAGATGAACGGCGGGCAGGGTCTCCTGCTGCGGCAGGCCATGGCGTACGTCGGGCGTCTCGCCTGA
- a CDS encoding nicotinate phosphoribosyltransferase, whose translation MPGTALLTDRYELTMLQAALADGTAQRRCVFEVFTRRLPPGRRYGVVAGTGRVLEALADFRFSDDELAWLLDARIVDRATVDHLAGYRFTGSVVGYAEGEAFFPGSPVMVVEGTFAEAVLLETVVLSILNHDSAIASAASRMTSAAVDRPCLEMGARRTHEGAAVAAARAAVVAGFAGTSNLEAGRRYGLPTIGTAAHAFTLLHDDEPAAFRSQVASLGTGTTLLVDTFDVAAGVRRAVEAGGTDLGAVRLDSGDLAVLAVEVRDQLDRLGATGTRITVTSDLDEYAIAALAAAPVDAYGVGTSLVTGSGAPTCGMVYKLVAREGADGTLAPVAKASPWKVGHGGRKAAARRLDDEGRAVEEVVVSGPDTAVRSWRPPSGDLRPLHVPLVTAGETDDRWTGAGGVALAVERHRTSRAELPRGARRLSADEAAVPTVTLSL comes from the coding sequence ATGCCAGGAACTGCCCTGCTCACCGACCGCTACGAGCTCACGATGCTGCAGGCCGCGCTCGCCGACGGGACGGCGCAGCGACGGTGCGTCTTCGAGGTGTTCACCCGGCGGCTGCCACCAGGGCGCCGGTACGGGGTGGTCGCCGGCACCGGTCGGGTGCTCGAGGCCCTTGCCGACTTCCGGTTCTCCGACGACGAGCTCGCGTGGCTGCTCGACGCACGGATCGTCGACCGGGCGACCGTCGACCACCTGGCCGGCTACCGGTTCACCGGGTCCGTCGTCGGGTACGCGGAGGGTGAGGCCTTCTTCCCCGGTTCACCGGTCATGGTGGTCGAGGGCACGTTCGCCGAGGCCGTGCTCCTGGAGACCGTCGTGCTGTCGATCCTCAACCACGACTCGGCCATCGCCTCGGCGGCGTCGCGCATGACGAGTGCTGCCGTGGACCGTCCGTGCCTCGAGATGGGTGCGCGACGCACGCACGAGGGGGCGGCCGTCGCCGCCGCGCGCGCGGCCGTCGTCGCTGGCTTCGCGGGGACGTCGAACCTCGAGGCCGGCCGGCGCTACGGCCTGCCGACGATCGGCACCGCCGCGCACGCGTTCACGTTGCTGCACGACGACGAGCCCGCGGCCTTCCGGTCGCAGGTCGCCTCCCTCGGCACGGGCACGACGCTGCTCGTCGACACGTTCGACGTCGCGGCCGGGGTCCGCCGGGCCGTCGAGGCCGGGGGGACGGACCTCGGGGCCGTCCGGCTCGACTCCGGCGACCTCGCCGTGCTCGCCGTCGAGGTGCGCGACCAGCTCGATCGGCTCGGCGCCACCGGGACCCGCATCACCGTGACGTCCGACCTCGACGAGTACGCGATCGCCGCGCTCGCCGCGGCACCGGTGGATGCCTACGGCGTGGGGACGTCCCTCGTCACCGGGTCAGGCGCGCCGACCTGCGGCATGGTCTACAAGCTCGTCGCCCGTGAGGGTGCCGACGGGACGCTCGCCCCCGTCGCGAAGGCCTCACCGTGGAAGGTCGGCCACGGTGGGCGCAAGGCGGCCGCGCGCCGGCTCGACGACGAGGGTCGCGCCGTCGAGGAGGTCGTCGTCAGCGGTCCCGACACGGCCGTCCGGTCCTGGCGTCCGCCGTCCGGCGACCTTCGACCGCTGCACGTCCCCCTCGTGACGGCAGGTGAGACCGACGACCGGTGGACCGGGGCGGGCGGCGTCGCCCTCGCCGTGGAGCGGCACCGCACGTCACGCGCCGAGCTGCCGCGGGGCGCACGTCGGCTGTCCGCGGACGAGGCCGCCGTGCCCACCGTCACGTTGTCGCTCTGA
- the rph gene encoding ribonuclease PH, translated as MSLDTPSTAPSVLRADGRRPDELRPVRLTRRWLDAGEGSVLVEFGGTKVLCVASFTAGVPRWKKGSGEGWVTAEYAMLPRATSTRSDRESVKGRVGGRTHEISRLIGRSLRAIIDVKALGENTLVLDCDVLQADGGTRTAAITGAYVALADAVAWGKAQGAITGSRPAILDSVSAVSVGIIDGTPMLDLPYVEDVKAETDMNVVVTGAGTFVEVQGTAEHAPFDRRELDSLLDLALSGTAELARLQAEALATTPQPWTER; from the coding sequence ATGAGTCTGGACACCCCCTCCACCGCCCCGTCCGTCCTGCGTGCCGACGGGCGCCGCCCCGACGAGCTGCGCCCCGTGCGGCTGACTCGACGGTGGCTCGATGCGGGCGAGGGCAGCGTCCTGGTCGAGTTCGGCGGCACCAAGGTGCTGTGCGTCGCGTCTTTCACCGCCGGCGTGCCGCGCTGGAAGAAGGGCTCGGGCGAGGGGTGGGTCACCGCCGAGTACGCGATGCTGCCGCGGGCGACCTCTACACGCTCGGACCGCGAGTCGGTCAAGGGGCGGGTCGGCGGCCGGACGCACGAGATCTCCCGCCTGATCGGACGCTCCCTGCGCGCGATCATCGACGTGAAGGCGCTCGGCGAGAACACGCTCGTCCTGGACTGCGACGTCCTGCAGGCGGACGGCGGCACCCGGACCGCCGCGATCACCGGGGCGTACGTCGCCCTCGCCGACGCCGTCGCGTGGGGCAAGGCGCAGGGGGCGATCACCGGCTCGCGACCGGCGATCCTCGACTCGGTCTCCGCCGTGAGCGTCGGGATCATCGACGGCACACCGATGCTGGACCTCCCGTACGTCGAGGACGTCAAGGCCGAGACCGACATGAACGTGGTCGTGACCGGCGCCGGCACGTTCGTCGAGGTGCAGGGCACCGCCGAGCACGCGCCGTTCGACCGGCGCGAGCTCGACTCGCTGCTCGACCTCGCCCTGAGCGGCACCGCCGAGCTGGCGCGGCTGCAGGCGGAGGCCCTCGCGACCACGCCGCAGCCGTGGACGGAGCGCTGA
- the murI gene encoding glutamate racemase, with translation MNDAPIGIFDSGVGGLTVARSILDQLPQESTVYIGDTLNTPYGSKPIAAVRAHALQVLDDLVDAGVKMLVIACNTASAAVLRDARERYTLRYGIPVVEVILPAARRAVLATRSGRIGVIATRATIDSRAYDDAFAVAPGVELTTQACPRFVEFVEAGVTSGPELLAAAHEYLDPVRDASVDTLVLGCTHYPLLTGVISYVMGEEVTLVSSAEETAKDVYRTLVAHGLERDPAAGPPMHRFLATGDPDAFHTLARRFLGPEVALVEPSATLR, from the coding sequence GTGAACGACGCGCCCATCGGGATCTTCGACTCCGGCGTCGGTGGGCTGACCGTCGCCCGCTCGATCCTCGACCAGCTCCCGCAGGAGTCGACGGTCTACATCGGGGACACGCTCAACACCCCGTACGGCTCCAAGCCGATCGCCGCGGTGCGCGCCCATGCGCTGCAGGTGCTCGACGACCTCGTCGACGCGGGCGTCAAGATGCTCGTGATCGCGTGCAACACCGCGTCCGCTGCCGTCCTGCGCGACGCACGCGAGCGGTACACCCTCCGGTACGGGATCCCCGTCGTCGAGGTGATCCTCCCGGCGGCGCGACGGGCCGTGCTCGCGACACGGTCCGGGCGCATCGGGGTGATCGCGACGCGGGCGACCATCGACTCGCGCGCCTACGACGACGCGTTCGCCGTGGCACCGGGCGTCGAGCTCACCACGCAGGCGTGCCCCCGGTTCGTCGAGTTCGTCGAGGCCGGCGTGACGTCGGGCCCCGAGCTGCTCGCGGCGGCGCACGAGTACCTCGACCCGGTGCGCGATGCGAGCGTCGACACGCTCGTCCTCGGCTGCACGCACTACCCGCTGCTCACCGGGGTGATCTCCTACGTCATGGGCGAGGAGGTCACGTTGGTCTCGAGCGCCGAGGAGACCGCGAAGGACGTCTACCGCACGCTCGTCGCCCACGGCCTCGAGCGCGACCCGGCAGCGGGCCCGCCGATGCACCGGTTCCTCGCCACAGGAGACCCCGACGCGTTCCACACGCTGGCACGACGCTTCCTCGGCCCCGAGGTTGCCCTGGTCGAGCCGAGCGCGACGCTGCGGTGA
- a CDS encoding DUF3054 domain-containing protein gives MLRRVPPLLLPMLADLAVVVLFAAIGRSAHEHGDSVAGVLSTAWPFLVGTAVGWLVAARTVTGAWLAALRLWPTGAIVWASTWALGMVLRGVTGGGLAPSFLLVAALVLAAMLAAWRGLARLVLHPGTLTQD, from the coding sequence ATGCTCCGACGCGTTCCGCCCCTGCTCCTGCCCATGCTCGCGGACCTCGCCGTGGTCGTCCTCTTCGCAGCGATCGGGCGCTCGGCGCACGAGCACGGTGACAGCGTCGCCGGGGTGCTGTCGACCGCGTGGCCGTTCCTCGTCGGGACCGCCGTCGGCTGGCTCGTCGCGGCGCGGACCGTCACGGGCGCCTGGCTCGCCGCGCTGAGGCTGTGGCCCACCGGGGCGATCGTGTGGGCATCCACGTGGGCGCTCGGGATGGTCCTGCGCGGGGTCACCGGTGGCGGGCTCGCGCCGTCGTTCCTCCTCGTGGCCGCGCTGGTGCTCGCGGCGATGCTCGCGGCGTGGCGAGGGCTCGCCCGGCTGGTCCTGCACCCGGGCACGCTCACCCAGGACTGA
- a CDS encoding MBL fold metallo-hydrolase, whose amino-acid sequence MRLVVVGCAGSFPGPDSAASSYLLEAEHGEGAERRTWRLLVELGNGALGPLQRVCDPYVLDAAAVTHLHADHVADLVVLNVMRRYRPEGPCPPLDLYGPDGTARRLAEMAGTDPATDMADQFVVHHWTDHGMVQVGPFEITPIPVQHPVPAFGLRITGPSEHDPDRRAVLAYTGDTDTCPGLTELAAGVDLLLAEAAFVEGRDDEVRGVHLTGRRAGETAAEAAADLLVLTHIAPWNDPEVTVAEARGVFTGAIELARPGAVYAL is encoded by the coding sequence ATGAGGCTGGTCGTGGTCGGCTGCGCGGGCTCGTTCCCCGGCCCGGACTCGGCGGCGTCGAGCTACCTGCTCGAGGCCGAGCACGGCGAGGGCGCCGAGCGCCGTACCTGGCGCCTGCTCGTCGAGCTCGGCAACGGCGCCCTCGGCCCCCTCCAGCGCGTGTGCGACCCGTACGTGCTCGATGCCGCCGCCGTCACGCACCTGCACGCCGACCACGTCGCCGACCTCGTCGTGCTGAACGTCATGCGGCGCTACCGCCCCGAGGGCCCGTGCCCGCCCCTGGACCTGTACGGCCCGGACGGGACCGCGCGCCGACTCGCGGAGATGGCCGGCACCGATCCGGCGACCGACATGGCGGACCAGTTCGTGGTCCACCACTGGACGGACCACGGCATGGTGCAGGTCGGCCCGTTTGAGATCACCCCGATCCCCGTGCAGCACCCCGTGCCGGCGTTCGGGCTACGGATCACCGGCCCGAGCGAGCACGACCCGGACCGCCGCGCCGTCCTCGCGTACACCGGTGACACCGACACCTGCCCCGGCCTGACCGAGCTCGCCGCCGGGGTCGACCTCCTCCTCGCCGAGGCCGCGTTCGTCGAGGGCCGGGACGACGAGGTTCGCGGGGTGCACCTGACAGGTCGCCGCGCCGGTGAGACTGCCGCCGAGGCCGCTGCGGACCTCCTGGTGCTCACCCACATCGCCCCGTGGAACGACCCCGAGGTGACCGTGGCGGAGGCCCGCGGGGTCTTCACCGGTGCGATCGAGCTGGCGCGGCCAGGAGCGGTCTACGCCCTCTGA
- a CDS encoding DsbA family protein: MTATDQPIGPVGRGRHVYGPPDAPVTVVEFGDLECPYCRAAAPVLRELVDTAAGTVRLVFRHFPLFEVHPHALTAALAVEAAASQGAFWPMFDRLVSGPVDLGDAALRAAADELGLDGSLVVGEAAQRHGDWVEEDYADGRALDVRGTPTLFVNDERFSGQVTLTALRACVAQALGAGRGVPTVGAQRGSPPT; the protein is encoded by the coding sequence GTGACCGCGACCGACCAGCCCATCGGGCCGGTCGGTCGCGGTCGTCATGTCTACGGTCCGCCCGACGCGCCGGTCACCGTCGTGGAGTTCGGCGACCTCGAGTGCCCGTACTGCCGGGCCGCCGCACCCGTCCTACGCGAGCTCGTCGACACGGCCGCGGGGACGGTCCGCCTCGTGTTCCGGCACTTCCCGCTGTTCGAGGTGCACCCGCACGCCCTGACCGCGGCGCTGGCCGTCGAGGCCGCCGCGTCCCAGGGGGCGTTCTGGCCGATGTTCGACCGACTGGTCAGCGGTCCGGTCGACCTCGGTGACGCGGCGCTCCGGGCGGCAGCCGACGAGCTCGGTCTCGACGGGAGCCTCGTCGTCGGGGAGGCCGCCCAACGGCACGGCGACTGGGTCGAGGAGGACTACGCCGACGGTCGCGCCCTCGACGTCCGCGGGACGCCGACGCTCTTCGTCAACGACGAGCGGTTCAGCGGACAGGTGACGCTCACGGCGTTGCGTGCCTGCGTCGCCCAGGCGCTCGGCGCCGGCCGCGGAGTGCCGACGGTCGGGGCGCAGCGCGGGAGCCCACCGACCTGA
- a CDS encoding DUF2017 domain-containing protein encodes MRPFVAVPTGYRAVLDAVEREVIASIVAEIVELLGADLDVVPPDLQEATLLSRAVTPDSAVAPDDPAVRRLLPDASRDDAEVSQEFRRLTESDLRDTKVRRLVAFRQLLRAAGEHVEVPRDTASDVAATLTDVRLVLADRLDLADDDRVEALYVELEDDEPDDSATPEAVELAHRRRFLGSVYALLTYLQESLLTAMLRDLPRGGDR; translated from the coding sequence ATGCGGCCCTTCGTCGCCGTGCCCACGGGGTATCGGGCGGTCCTCGACGCCGTCGAGCGTGAGGTCATCGCCTCGATCGTCGCCGAGATCGTCGAGCTGCTCGGCGCCGACCTGGACGTCGTGCCGCCGGACCTGCAGGAGGCGACCCTGCTCTCGCGGGCCGTGACGCCGGACAGCGCTGTCGCACCGGACGACCCCGCCGTCCGCCGACTCCTGCCGGACGCGTCGCGGGACGACGCCGAGGTGTCGCAGGAGTTCCGCCGGCTGACCGAGAGTGATCTGCGTGACACCAAGGTGCGCAGGCTCGTGGCCTTCCGGCAGCTGCTGCGCGCGGCGGGGGAGCACGTGGAGGTCCCACGCGACACCGCGAGCGACGTGGCCGCGACGCTGACCGACGTCCGGCTCGTGCTCGCGGACCGGCTCGATCTCGCCGACGACGACCGGGTGGAGGCGCTGTACGTCGAGCTCGAGGACGACGAGCCCGATGACTCCGCCACCCCCGAGGCGGTCGAGCTCGCGCACCGTCGCCGGTTCCTCGGGTCCGTGTACGCGCTGCTGACCTACCTCCAGGAGTCGCTGCTGACCGCGATGCTCCGCGACCTGCCGCGCGGCGGCGACCGGTGA
- a CDS encoding ABC-F family ATP-binding cassette domain-containing protein, whose product MAPTVPCRVDTFADVVTSGPVHLTATDVAFAHPGRPVLSGVTVRIGPGDRLGVVGENGSGKTTLLRVLVGELTPSAGTVRRHGTVAGVGQELHAPAGATIGTLVEQSLSRLRAVAAELDRVSQEFDHDRGNLAELSDVLARAEHLAVWDADHRVEVALSRLAAPTDRDRPLATLSVGERYRVRLACRLAERADILALDEPTNHLDDAGIDFLTAELLRWRGAILIVTHDRQLIDDVVTGVLDLDPSVDGRPALYGQPGYLSYRFAKDQALRRWRARFRAETQRRVLLAQRLDASYEGLSDEWRPPKGSQANRRATRARTHVKAVDRLIARLEAQAVEIPPPPRELVFPDLPAMAPGWDPDHGVIELRSPAVAGRLDLPGTRLSIPPAGRLLVSGPNGSGKSTLLGALAGTLALDRGTRTVAAGVRIGVVAQEGFGAPGHVAPVRRVAGHEPGRAPSGFEAYAQEALRLLDGGLLDPASVVPIAFLGLLSEEDLDRPLDELSVGQRRRFDLACALLAVPHVLVLDEPTNHLSIDLVDEVTQALRLTSAAVVVATHDRRMRADLADWPELRLRDGRAV is encoded by the coding sequence ATGGCCCCGACGGTACCCTGCCGTGTGGACACCTTCGCCGACGTGGTCACGTCCGGCCCCGTTCACCTGACGGCGACGGACGTCGCGTTCGCGCACCCCGGCCGGCCCGTGCTCAGCGGGGTCACCGTGCGTATCGGCCCCGGCGACAGGCTCGGCGTCGTCGGTGAGAACGGGTCGGGAAAGACGACGTTGCTGCGCGTGCTCGTGGGCGAGCTCACCCCGTCGGCGGGGACCGTGCGCCGCCATGGGACCGTCGCCGGCGTCGGGCAGGAGCTGCACGCACCGGCCGGCGCGACGATCGGCACCCTCGTCGAGCAGTCCCTGTCCCGGCTCCGGGCGGTCGCTGCCGAGCTCGACCGGGTCAGCCAGGAGTTCGACCACGATCGCGGGAACCTTGCCGAGCTGTCCGACGTGCTCGCGCGCGCGGAGCACCTGGCGGTCTGGGACGCCGACCACCGCGTCGAGGTCGCGCTGTCCCGGCTGGCCGCGCCGACCGACCGCGACCGTCCTCTCGCGACGTTGTCGGTGGGGGAGCGGTACCGGGTCCGGCTCGCGTGCCGGCTTGCCGAGCGCGCGGACATCCTCGCCCTCGACGAGCCGACCAACCACCTGGACGACGCCGGGATCGACTTCCTCACCGCCGAGCTGCTGAGGTGGCGTGGGGCGATCCTGATCGTCACCCACGACCGTCAGCTGATCGACGACGTCGTCACCGGCGTGCTCGACCTCGACCCGTCCGTCGACGGACGCCCGGCGCTCTACGGGCAGCCGGGCTACCTCAGCTACAGGTTCGCGAAGGACCAGGCGCTGCGCCGCTGGCGGGCGCGCTTCCGGGCCGAGACCCAGCGACGGGTCCTGCTCGCGCAGCGCCTGGACGCGTCCTACGAGGGACTCTCGGACGAGTGGCGGCCCCCCAAGGGTAGTCAGGCGAACCGACGGGCAACCCGGGCCCGGACGCACGTCAAGGCAGTCGACCGTCTCATCGCCCGGCTCGAGGCCCAGGCCGTCGAGATCCCGCCGCCGCCGCGCGAGCTCGTGTTCCCGGACCTGCCCGCGATGGCCCCGGGGTGGGACCCCGACCACGGCGTGATCGAGCTCCGCAGCCCGGCGGTCGCCGGCCGGCTGGACCTTCCCGGGACACGGTTGAGCATCCCCCCGGCGGGGCGGCTGCTGGTGTCCGGTCCGAACGGCTCCGGGAAGTCGACGCTGCTCGGAGCCCTGGCCGGGACGCTCGCGCTCGACCGCGGCACGCGGACCGTGGCGGCAGGTGTCCGGATCGGCGTCGTCGCGCAGGAGGGGTTCGGTGCACCAGGTCATGTGGCGCCGGTCCGCCGGGTCGCCGGCCACGAGCCTGGTCGCGCGCCGTCAGGGTTCGAGGCCTACGCCCAGGAGGCGTTGCGGCTGCTCGACGGCGGCCTGCTCGACCCCGCGAGCGTCGTGCCGATCGCGTTCCTGGGCCTGCTCAGCGAGGAGGACCTCGACCGTCCGCTCGACGAGCTCTCGGTCGGGCAGCGGCGGCGGTTCGACCTCGCGTGCGCCCTGCTCGCCGTGCCGCACGTGCTCGTGCTCGACGAGCCCACCAACCACCTGTCGATCGACCTGGTCGACGAGGTCACCCAGGCCTTGCGGCTGACGTCGGCGGCCGTGGTCGTCGCGACGCACGACCGCCGCATGCGCGCAGACCTCGCCGACTGGCCGGAGCTCCGGCTCCGAGACGGTCGCGCGGTCTGA
- the clpS gene encoding ATP-dependent Clp protease adapter ClpS produces the protein MATEIAPAEQELAEVSTTPATPWMTIVWNDPVNLMSYVTYVFQTYFGYSQARAETLMRQVHEEGKAVVSHGNREKVEVDVQAMHGYGLWATMQRGDD, from the coding sequence GTGGCCACCGAGATCGCGCCCGCGGAGCAGGAGCTCGCCGAGGTGTCCACGACCCCGGCGACTCCGTGGATGACGATCGTCTGGAACGACCCTGTGAACCTCATGTCGTACGTGACCTACGTGTTCCAGACGTACTTCGGGTACTCCCAGGCCCGTGCGGAGACGCTCATGCGCCAGGTGCACGAGGAGGGCAAGGCGGTCGTCTCGCACGGGAACCGCGAGAAGGTCGAGGTCGACGTCCAGGCGATGCACGGGTACGGGCTGTGGGCCACCATGCAGCGCGGCGACGACTGA